From the Candidatus Nanopelagicales bacterium genome, the window GACAACGTGGTGATGGTTTCCAGCAGGACCGCGCGCAACCGGTCAATGTTGGCCGCAAACTGGCGGTACACATCCTCTTCGGAGACACCCGGCCCCGTCGTGAGGTTCGCGGAGTAGTTGGTCACCAGCGCGAGGGCGCAGTAACACAGGTGAAGCTCGCGGGCCAGCACAGCTTCCGGGTGGCCGGTCATATTGACCAGTGTCCAGTCTTGGTTTCCGTAAAAGACCGCTTCGGCGCGGGTGGAGAAGCGGGGACCATCGATCACGACCATCGCGCCCCCGTCGTGCGCCGGCCAATCCTGCGACCGTGAAGCGTTCAGCGTTTCCAGGCGCATTCGTTCGCAGTACGGATCGGCGAACTGCGCGTGGACGGTCTGGGCCTCGAAACGATCGAAGAAGGTTTGCGGGCGGGACTTGGTCTGGTCAACGAGCTGGTCGGGAACCACCAACGAGCCAGTCGGCAGCTCGGCCTTCAGCGAACCCACCGCACAGGGTGCAAGCACCTGCCCAACGCCCAACATTTCCAGTGCTGCCAGGTTCGCCCGGTAGGGGATTGCGTGCGCGGGGAACTGGTGATTGGTCCCGTGCCTGGGCAGGAAGGCGACCAGCCGTCCCCCGACATCTGCGATCTCGATCGGAGCTGAGGGCGGACCGAACTCGGTCTCGACGGCTACCGTCTCGACGTGCTCGGGTGAGTCGGGCGAGAACATCGAGTACAGGCCGGAGCCTCCAATGATGGCGATGTCGGGGCGCAGGCTCATTGGTATGTTTCCGCCATTTCTTGGGATCCGGTGTCTGTGGATCTGTCTTTCCACCAACGCAGCAACCAGGCTCCTGAAACAAAGAGCGCCGCCAGCAGATAGAGGGTTCCGCGTGGATGTGGAACATCAAACTCAAGAGCAGGGTAGATGTACGCCACCGTCATCAAGGGCGGCAGGATCAACCAACGGCTTGGGGCTCCCAGGGCAATGAGCGCGACGAGGAGTAGCGCATACCACTGGTAGGCCGGAGTCAAAACGATGAATGAGACCCCGACGGTCGCCGCCGCCGTTATCCACGGCCGACGTGGATCGGTGCGAAGTAGTGCCCAGGTGGTTACTGCCAACAACACCACGATGCCGACTCCCAGCGCAATCGGCTGTGGCAGCACCAACCGCAGCACTGCCAACCCGCTGCCATCCTCCTCGTTCAGGTATCCGGGCAGGAATCCCGCCACCTCGGATCTGGCGGTAAACACGTACGGCAGGTACGTGATGACGAATGCCGCCGCGGCGCTGGCAATGACGAGCAGTGGTCGCCGTTTGAGTACCGAGGGGAACATCGCCGCCGGGAAGAGTTTGGTCGCCACCGCCAGCCCCAGCAGTGCGCCGCCCAGCAGCGCGCGCGAGCGGCCGAGGGTCACGCTCGCCAACACCACCGTGCCAGCGACCGCGAGGAGGACGGCCAAGCCATCGATGTGTGCGTTGTTTCCCAACTCAATGACTACTAGCGGCGACCAGGCCCACAGGACTGTCCGGCGTGGATCGGTTCCCCGGCGTTTTGCCAGCAACAGCATGATGGCCAGGGTCGACATCGCAAAGACTGCGGCAGCAATCTGCAATGGCAGCGCGCGGTGACCATCGGGAGTGACCGCAGACATCGCACGGAAGAAGAGTTGGGCGCCACCTGGATAGATGGTGTGGGCGTTCGGACGGTTCATGATTGGACATGGTCCGACGACGTCCTGATCGACACAGGTTCGTCCAGGTGGGAAGAAGTAATCGTCGCGCAGCGGTGCCAATTCGGGGTCCACTGGCGAATACAGGTACGGGTTGACCCCGGCGGATTGAACGTGCCCGTCCCAGACATAGCGGAAGAAGTCGCTGGAAAGGTGGGGCCCGGCTGTCAT encodes:
- a CDS encoding S-methyl-5'-thioadenosine phosphorylase, with the translated sequence MSLRPDIAIIGGSGLYSMFSPDSPEHVETVAVETEFGPPSAPIEIADVGGRLVAFLPRHGTNHQFPAHAIPYRANLAALEMLGVGQVLAPCAVGSLKAELPTGSLVVPDQLVDQTKSRPQTFFDRFEAQTVHAQFADPYCERMRLETLNASRSQDWPAHDGGAMVVIDGPRFSTRAEAVFYGNQDWTLVNMTGHPEAVLARELHLCYCALALVTNYSANLTTGPGVSEEDVYRQFAANIDRLRAVLLETITTLS
- a CDS encoding DUF2029 domain-containing protein; amino-acid sequence: MRSRWATAAATLVLAVLAALTWQAVRLTHDPPTAWHLLWLLLGMWALFGVGALLVRQTGKRAALWLIIGGGLLLQVVAMTAGPHLSSDFFRYVWDGHVQSAGVNPYLYSPVDPELAPLRDDYFFPPGRTCVDQDVVGPCPIMNRPNAHTIYPGGAQLFFRAMSAVTPDGHRALPLQIAAAVFAMSTLAIMLLLAKRRGTDPRRTVLWAWSPLVVIELGNNAHIDGLAVLLAVAGTVVLASVTLGRSRALLGGALLGLAVATKLFPAAMFPSVLKRRPLLVIASAAAAFVITYLPYVFTARSEVAGFLPGYLNEEDGSGLAVLRLVLPQPIALGVGIVVLLAVTTWALLRTDPRRPWITAAATVGVSFIVLTPAYQWYALLLVALIALGAPSRWLILPPLMTVAYIYPALEFDVPHPRGTLYLLAALFVSGAWLLRWWKDRSTDTGSQEMAETYQ